The genomic DNA CCTGAAGGATTTGGTGGCCCTTGAGGCGGAGCTGGCGTCCGAGCGGTCGCAGTCCGACTGGATGGAGCGAACCGGCGTTTTCGGCAGATGGACCATGGAAGCGGGCGGCGATATCCGCTGTTCCGATGGACTGCGCCGCATCTTCGGCCGGGACACGGAGCCGGGGCGTCGTCTTTCCGGTCTGCGAGAGCATGTTCACCCCGAGGATTTGGAGGTCTTCGACCGGGCGGTGGAAGCCACCTTCGATCAGGGGTGGCCCCTGGACTTCGAGTACCGGGTGGTGGACCCCGAGGGCAAGACCCGCCATCTGCGGCGTCAATCGCGAGGTGGAGTTGGGGCCTGACGGGGATGTGGCCCGGATATGGGGCATGGCCCGCGACGTGTCCCTGCAAAAGGATTTCGAGGAATTTCTCTTCAAGCGGGACGCCGTTCTCCAGGTCCTGGCCAATTTCGCCAGCCGTTTCCTGCGCGACGCGGAGTGGAACGAAGGGGTGGCCGAGGCCCTGGCCAAGCTCGGCAAGGTCGCGGATGTGACCCGCATCTATCTGCTGGAAAAGTGCGAAAGGGACGGCGGGGACGATCCGATCCTGCACAGCGAGTGGGGCGCGGACTGGCTTAAG from Desulfovibrio sp. Fe33 includes the following:
- a CDS encoding PAS domain-containing protein produces the protein MKILILAGKDADLRDLGLLHDGHECTVARLESVSRGVVRLEKDDADLVMLVPGPDDESWPRAVERVRREYGRQAVVLLSGPGGEQEALAKGAFDCFVQGPDTRGCLARSLRHLKDLVALEAELASERSQSDWMERTGVFGRWTMEAGGDIRCSDGLRRIFGRDTEPGRRLSGLREHVHPEDLEVFDRAVEATFDQGWPLDFEYRVVDPEGKTRHLRRQSRGGVGA